A genome region from Coleofasciculaceae cyanobacterium includes the following:
- a CDS encoding lipid-A-disaccharide synthase, whose translation MQPTDIVILSNGPGEVATWVRPVVKCLAQVMTDEQIGQIRISVLLSPCPHSTGKEAAIASSYPEVERVLPASDFWAFLFWGKTKDDWQWHQRGIVVFLGGDQFYTVAISKRLGYSSLIYAEWDARWYRLVDRFAAMKQTAIERVPKSYRHKFTLVGDLMADVTLGVDNQSSQLKQDPPVIGLLVGSKPAKLSQGVPLCLAIAEKICQQDPQVKFIIPVAPTLDLTTLSKYANRQDNRLISSLGNVEAELVLATATQAAYLLTPQGTKIQLITKFPAYDTLVNCQICLTTVGANTAELAALKVPMIVLLPTQQLDAMRSWDGLPGILANLPGLGSAFAKLINWLVLKQGRLFAWPNIWAGEEIVPELVGKLEPEMVAELVLDYLAHPEKLQAMRDRLQVLGGRTGAANQIADIIKQEITKT comes from the coding sequence TGTTTGGCTCAAGTTATGACAGATGAGCAAATTGGACAAATTAGGATTTCAGTGTTGTTGTCCCCTTGTCCTCATAGTACTGGTAAAGAAGCAGCGATCGCCTCTAGCTACCCTGAAGTAGAGCGAGTGTTACCAGCCTCTGATTTTTGGGCTTTTCTTTTTTGGGGCAAAACTAAAGATGATTGGCAATGGCATCAACGTGGCATCGTGGTCTTTTTAGGAGGTGACCAGTTTTATACCGTTGCTATCAGTAAAAGATTAGGCTACTCAAGCTTAATTTATGCAGAATGGGATGCTCGTTGGTATCGCTTGGTTGACCGCTTCGCAGCGATGAAACAAACAGCGATTGAGCGAGTACCGAAGTCTTATCGACACAAATTTACTCTGGTAGGAGATTTGATGGCAGATGTGACATTAGGAGTAGATAATCAATCTAGCCAGTTAAAACAAGATCCGCCTGTAATTGGGTTACTGGTAGGCTCAAAACCAGCCAAACTGTCTCAGGGTGTTCCTTTATGTTTAGCGATCGCTGAAAAAATTTGCCAGCAAGATCCTCAAGTTAAATTTATTATTCCTGTTGCCCCTACCCTCGATTTAACTACTCTGAGTAAATATGCCAATCGGCAAGACAATCGTTTAATCTCATCTCTAGGTAATGTTGAAGCAGAATTGGTTTTGGCTACCGCAACTCAAGCTGCTTATCTTTTGACCCCTCAAGGAACAAAAATTCAACTAATTACCAAGTTTCCTGCCTATGATACTTTAGTTAACTGTCAGATATGTTTGACTACTGTAGGAGCTAATACTGCTGAATTAGCCGCTTTGAAAGTACCAATGATTGTTTTGTTGCCGACTCAGCAACTAGATGCCATGCGTTCCTGGGACGGACTACCAGGGATTTTAGCTAATTTACCAGGGTTAGGATCGGCATTTGCCAAATTAATCAATTGGCTAGTGCTTAAGCAAGGACGTTTGTTTGCCTGGCCCAATATTTGGGCAGGAGAGGAAATTGTACCTGAATTAGTGGGCAAACTTGAGCCAGAAATGGTTGCTGAATTAGTGTTAGACTACCTTGCCCATCCCGAAAAACTTCAAGCCATGCGCGATCGTTTACAGGTACTCGGAGGACGAACTGGCGCAGCCAACCAGATCGCAGATATAATAAAACAAGAAATAACTAAAACTTAA
- a CDS encoding Rne/Rng family ribonuclease, with the protein MPKQIIIAEQHHIAAVFWEEQIQELIVATGHQQVSDIYLGTVENVIPGIDAAFVNIGNSERNGFIHVTDLGPLRLKKSAAAITELLIPQQKALVQVMKEPTGNKGPRLTGNITLPGRYLVLMPYGKGVKLSRRISNENERSRLRALAILIKPPGMGLLIRTEADGKAEEAIMEDLEFLQKQWESIQYQANYAKPPVLLNRDDDFIQRVLRDTFSAEVNTIVVDSSAGVKRVKQHLMNWSSGRSPQGVFIDYHREPHPILDYYRVSAAVREALKPRVELPSGGYIIIEPTEALTVIDVNSGSFTRSATARETVLWTNTEAATEIARQLRLRNIGGVIVVDFIDMDSHGDKIKLLEHFNNSFKGDKARPQIAQLSELGLVELTRKRQGKNIYELFGQTCHTCGGLGQIAHLPGKLEAESIETSPIIPPAAIREPINTIRPVIPSPIEREKVEVSSKPLPNLSYDDNNQPPDLINHPNYQEQGVNNNGNRRRRRSRRNDLLIKDELMEQEVISTDESLQDSENNSEERKSRTQSRSPRRDEANLEKVTVEMNDLEQEIYALMGVSPLVYADQSQDPKSVLVYVKKPGEELPTTDSLIVSNLVETDTEAEQPKAERKPRTKIKKNTVQDITESEPMPQTEPEITNLTEPEPLAQEASTDRRRRRRRSSAKEANL; encoded by the coding sequence ATGCCAAAACAGATTATTATTGCAGAACAACATCACATAGCTGCTGTTTTCTGGGAAGAACAGATACAAGAATTAATTGTTGCGACTGGACATCAACAGGTTAGTGATATTTATTTAGGTACAGTAGAAAATGTCATTCCTGGTATTGATGCTGCCTTTGTCAATATTGGTAATAGCGAACGCAATGGGTTTATTCACGTTACAGATCTAGGTCCATTGCGTCTTAAAAAAAGCGCAGCAGCCATTACCGAACTATTAATCCCTCAACAAAAGGCTCTGGTTCAGGTAATGAAGGAGCCGACAGGCAATAAAGGACCGAGACTCACTGGAAATATAACTCTTCCGGGTCGCTATTTAGTTTTGATGCCCTATGGCAAGGGAGTTAAGTTATCCCGTCGCATTTCTAATGAAAATGAGCGTAGCCGTCTTCGTGCTTTGGCAATTCTCATCAAACCCCCTGGTATGGGTTTATTGATTAGAACCGAGGCAGATGGTAAGGCGGAAGAAGCCATCATGGAAGATTTAGAATTTTTGCAAAAGCAGTGGGAGTCAATTCAGTATCAGGCAAATTATGCCAAGCCACCTGTCTTGCTCAACCGCGATGATGATTTTATTCAACGTGTGCTGCGAGATACTTTCTCCGCCGAAGTAAATACCATTGTGGTCGATTCGTCAGCGGGAGTAAAAAGAGTCAAGCAACATTTGATGAACTGGAGTAGTGGTCGCTCTCCTCAAGGGGTATTTATTGATTACCATCGAGAACCACATCCTATTTTAGACTACTATCGCGTTAGTGCTGCGGTCAGAGAAGCCTTAAAACCCAGAGTAGAGTTGCCGTCTGGAGGGTATATTATTATTGAACCCACCGAAGCTTTAACCGTAATAGACGTGAACTCAGGTTCGTTTACTCGTTCGGCAACAGCTAGAGAAACAGTGCTGTGGACAAATACCGAAGCGGCAACGGAAATTGCCCGTCAGCTACGCTTGAGGAATATCGGTGGGGTAATTGTCGTTGACTTTATTGACATGGACTCCCATGGCGACAAAATTAAATTGTTGGAACACTTTAACAACAGTTTTAAAGGAGATAAAGCTCGTCCTCAAATAGCTCAACTATCAGAACTAGGGTTAGTCGAGTTGACGCGCAAACGCCAAGGGAAAAATATTTATGAACTATTTGGTCAAACTTGTCATACTTGCGGAGGTTTAGGTCAGATAGCGCATCTTCCCGGAAAATTAGAGGCAGAATCAATTGAAACATCACCGATAATCCCACCCGCAGCAATTCGTGAACCGATAAATACGATTCGTCCAGTCATTCCCTCTCCGATAGAAAGAGAAAAAGTAGAAGTATCTAGCAAACCTCTTCCCAACCTGAGTTACGACGATAATAACCAACCGCCAGATTTAATTAATCATCCTAACTATCAGGAACAGGGCGTAAACAACAACGGTAATCGTCGTCGCCGTCGCAGTCGCCGCAACGATCTATTAATCAAAGATGAATTAATGGAACAGGAGGTTATATCGACTGATGAAAGCTTACAGGATTCTGAAAACAATAGTGAAGAGCGCAAATCTCGGACTCAATCGCGATCGCCGCGTCGAGATGAGGCTAACTTGGAAAAAGTTACGGTGGAAATGAATGATTTAGAACAAGAAATTTACGCCTTAATGGGAGTATCTCCTTTGGTTTATGCAGACCAATCTCAAGACCCAAAATCGGTATTAGTATATGTCAAAAAACCAGGAGAAGAATTGCCCACCACAGATTCACTCATCGTTTCAAACTTGGTAGAAACTGATACAGAAGCAGAACAACCTAAAGCCGAAAGAAAGCCCAGAACTAAAATCAAAAAAAATACAGTTCAAGACATAACTGAGTCAGAGCCTATGCCGCAAACCGAGCCAGAAATTACCAATCTAACTGAGCCTGAGCCTTTAGCTCAAGAGGCTTCTACCGATCGTCGTCGTCGCCGTCGTCGTTCTTCGGCCAAGGAAGCAAATCTGTAA
- a CDS encoding ribonuclease HII translates to MNKPSFDHSLLAEFSSHYTLIAGVDEVGRGALFGPVVAAAVVLPLSAIPQLIALGVKDSKTLSWSKRQELIGPIEVVVTSWHISCASVAEIDRLNIFHASLLAMKRCVMGLEATPNICLVDGKFAIADLDLPQKTLIKGDLRSPIIAAASILAKVWRDELITDLAQKYPEYDLANNKGYPTAKHRLAIKQYGICAEHRRSFKSCQ, encoded by the coding sequence ATGAATAAACCTTCTTTCGATCATTCTTTATTGGCAGAATTTAGCTCTCACTATACTTTAATTGCAGGAGTAGATGAAGTTGGCAGAGGTGCTTTGTTTGGTCCTGTAGTTGCAGCAGCAGTAGTTTTACCTCTGTCGGCTATTCCTCAGTTAATTGCCCTGGGAGTTAAAGACAGTAAAACATTGTCCTGGTCAAAACGTCAGGAATTAATTGGGCCGATCGAGGTGGTGGTGACTAGTTGGCATATTAGCTGTGCTAGCGTTGCCGAGATAGATCGGCTGAATATTTTTCACGCTTCTTTGCTAGCAATGAAACGATGCGTGATGGGCTTGGAAGCTACTCCAAATATCTGTTTAGTGGATGGTAAGTTTGCGATCGCTGATTTAGATCTTCCCCAAAAAACCCTGATTAAAGGAGATTTGCGATCGCCGATTATTGCAGCAGCCAGTATTTTAGCCAAAGTATGGCGTGATGAGTTGATTACTGATTTAGCTCAAAAATATCCAGAATATGATTTGGCTAATAACAAAGGATATCCCACTGCCAAACATAGATTAGCTATTAAACAATATGGAATATGTGCCGAACATCGTCGTTCGTTTAAATCCTGCCAGTAG
- a CDS encoding DUF1997 domain-containing protein: MYVSFNASESVEISVNNEATPIQHYLRQPRRLVNAIAEPRLMKQISEDLYELKMRPINFMEMYHFQPIVLLKVWSGSNGSVYLKSEHCQIKGIDYINERFSLKLKGVLYPREFQGLTIIEGQADLEVGVELPTALMFTPKPFLERAGNTLLKGVLGRIKQKLTTQLVQDYRTWASQEVQLKPKSSARLSPDLGY; encoded by the coding sequence ATGTACGTCAGTTTCAACGCTTCAGAATCAGTCGAGATATCAGTAAACAACGAGGCAACACCAATACAGCATTACCTACGCCAACCAAGAAGATTGGTCAATGCGATCGCCGAGCCACGACTAATGAAGCAGATATCTGAAGATTTATACGAATTAAAAATGCGACCAATTAATTTTATGGAGATGTATCATTTCCAGCCAATTGTGTTGCTGAAAGTTTGGTCTGGCTCTAACGGCAGTGTATATTTGAAATCTGAACATTGTCAAATTAAAGGCATTGACTATATTAATGAACGTTTTTCCCTGAAGCTGAAAGGAGTTTTATATCCTCGCGAATTTCAGGGTCTGACTATTATTGAGGGTCAAGCTGATTTAGAGGTTGGAGTTGAATTGCCTACGGCTTTAATGTTTACCCCTAAACCATTTTTAGAAAGAGCTGGCAACACATTACTCAAAGGAGTTTTGGGTAGAATCAAACAAAAGCTAACCACTCAGCTAGTTCAAGACTATCGCACCTGGGCATCTCAAGAAGTGCAGTTAAAACCAAAATCTTCAGCCAGATTGTCTCCCGATCTGGGATATTAA
- the pheA gene encoding prephenate dehydratase: protein MKLSLAYLGPTGTNSETAALTYSAWLSKNRQFTTTLCPYPSIALALQSVARGEVDLAVVPIENSIEGSVTVVLDTLWQSSSLQVHQELTLPIYHGLLSFSQSLEQLETIYSHPQALAQCQKWLENFLPQVQLVPTRSTTEGIKLLKEDLTAAAIASPRASELYQVPLLESDIKDSPDNCTRFWIISSQVSHKPNGILKDTASHIASLRGSHLSLAFSLSKNAPGALVKALEIFARREINLSKIESRPTKRSLGEYIFFINLEGNSHNPEIIAALAELSKCTENLKIFGNYNQLDVEIASFN from the coding sequence ATGAAGCTTTCTCTGGCGTATCTTGGTCCTACAGGCACTAATTCTGAAACTGCTGCACTGACATATTCAGCTTGGTTATCTAAAAACCGACAATTTACAACTACTCTATGTCCCTATCCCAGTATTGCTCTGGCTCTACAGTCTGTAGCAAGAGGCGAAGTCGATTTAGCCGTAGTTCCCATCGAAAATTCGATTGAGGGCAGCGTAACTGTAGTTTTAGATACTTTATGGCAGTCTTCTAGTCTCCAAGTTCATCAGGAACTAACTCTTCCTATTTATCACGGATTGTTATCTTTTAGTCAATCGCTAGAACAGCTTGAAACTATTTATTCCCATCCTCAAGCTTTGGCCCAATGTCAGAAATGGTTAGAAAATTTTTTGCCACAGGTTCAGCTTGTTCCTACGAGATCTACAACCGAAGGAATTAAGCTGCTTAAAGAGGATTTAACCGCAGCGGCGATCGCTTCGCCAAGAGCTTCTGAGCTATATCAAGTGCCGTTATTAGAATCAGATATTAAAGATAGTCCTGATAACTGTACTCGCTTTTGGATTATCAGTTCTCAAGTTAGCCATAAGCCTAACGGCATCCTAAAGGATACCGCTTCGCATATAGCTTCGCTACGCGGTAGCCATCTTTCTTTAGCTTTCAGTTTATCCAAAAATGCCCCTGGAGCATTGGTTAAAGCGTTAGAAATTTTTGCTCGTAGAGAAATCAATCTTAGTAAAATTGAATCTCGTCCAACTAAGCGTTCTTTAGGCGAATATATTTTCTTTATAAATTTAGAAGGAAACTCTCACAATCCTGAGATTATCGCAGCTTTAGCCGAACTATCTAAATGTACAGAAAATTTAAAAATATTTGGCAATTATAATCAGCTAGACGTTGAAATAGCTTCGTTCAATTAA
- a CDS encoding LON peptidase substrate-binding domain-containing protein, translated as MAFPSIAVRELPLFPLPEVVLFPSRPLPLHIFEYRYRIMMNTILEHDRRFGVLSIDPTTGEIAEYGCCAEILHFQRLPDDRMKMLSFGQQRFKVLEYVREKPYRVGLVEWIEDRPSAEDLSPMATEVEELLRDVVHLSAKLTSQKIELPDDLPSSPTELSYWIASNLYGVASEQQALLEMQDTLKRLQREQEILSSTRNHLAARTALKDALDN; from the coding sequence ATGGCATTTCCTTCAATCGCAGTTAGAGAATTACCTTTATTTCCCCTCCCTGAAGTAGTTTTATTTCCCAGCCGTCCATTACCGTTACACATTTTTGAATATCGTTATCGGATCATGATGAACACGATCCTAGAACACGATCGTCGCTTTGGAGTGTTGTCAATCGATCCTACCACAGGAGAAATTGCGGAGTATGGCTGTTGCGCCGAAATTCTTCACTTTCAGCGATTACCTGATGACCGAATGAAAATGCTTTCTTTTGGTCAACAAAGATTTAAAGTTTTGGAATATGTTCGCGAAAAACCCTATCGCGTGGGTTTAGTAGAGTGGATTGAGGATCGACCGTCTGCGGAAGATTTGAGTCCTATGGCGACTGAAGTTGAAGAATTGCTTAGAGATGTAGTGCATCTCTCTGCCAAATTGACTAGTCAAAAGATTGAACTTCCCGATGATTTGCCTAGTTCACCTACAGAATTATCATATTGGATAGCTAGTAACTTATATGGAGTAGCATCAGAACAGCAAGCGCTATTAGAGATGCAAGATACCCTAAAACGTCTGCAAAGAGAACAAGAGATCCTTAGTTCTACTCGTAATCATTTAGCAGCTAGAACTGCGCTTAAAGATGCTCTTGATAATTAA
- the rpsJ gene encoding 30S ribosomal protein S10, whose amino-acid sequence MQQQKIRIRLKAFDQRLLDTSCEKIVDTANRTNASAVGPIPLPTKRKIYCVLRSPHVDKDSREHFETRTHRRIIDIYKPSSKTIDALMKLDLPAGVDIEVKL is encoded by the coding sequence ATTCAACAACAAAAAATACGCATTCGCCTTAAAGCATTCGATCAACGCTTACTTGACACATCTTGTGAAAAGATTGTCGATACGGCCAACCGAACTAATGCCTCCGCCGTTGGTCCAATACCTTTACCGACAAAAAGGAAAATTTATTGTGTTTTGCGATCGCCTCACGTCGATAAAGACTCTCGCGAACATTTTGAAACTCGTACCCACCGCCGTATTATTGATATATATAAGCCTTCTTCCAAAACTATCGACGCTTTGATGAAATTAGACCTTCCTGCTGGCGTTGATATTGAAGTTAAACTTTAG
- the tuf gene encoding elongation factor Tu — MARAKFERTKDHANIGTVGHVDHGKTTLTAAITLALAATGNAKARNYEDIDAAPEEKARGITINTAHVEYETEKRHYAHVDCPGHADYVKNMITGAAQMDGGILVVSAADGPMPQTREHILLAKQVGVPSLVVFMNKEDQVDDEELLELVELEIRELLSEYDFPGDDIPIVSGSALKAVEALSAKPDTKKGENEWVDKIHALMEQVDTYIPTPEREIDKPFLMAVEDVFSITGRGTVATGRIERGVVKVGETIAIIGIRDTRTAAVTGVEMFQKTLDQGMAGDNVGVLLRGINKEDIERGMVLAKPGSITPHTEFEGEVYVLTKEEGGRHTPFFKNYRPQFYVRTTDVTGTITDYTADDGSAVEMVMPGDRIKMNVELINAIAIEQGMRFAIREGGRTIGAGVVSKIIK; from the coding sequence ATGGCACGCGCAAAGTTTGAACGTACTAAAGACCACGCTAATATTGGAACCGTAGGTCATGTAGACCATGGTAAAACTACTTTGACAGCAGCAATTACTTTAGCCTTGGCTGCTACGGGTAATGCCAAAGCGAGAAATTACGAAGATATTGATGCTGCTCCTGAAGAAAAAGCACGTGGCATCACTATTAATACTGCTCACGTTGAATATGAGACTGAAAAGCGTCACTACGCTCACGTAGACTGTCCTGGACATGCTGACTATGTGAAAAACATGATTACTGGTGCTGCCCAAATGGATGGCGGTATTCTAGTGGTATCGGCAGCAGATGGTCCTATGCCTCAAACTCGCGAACATATTCTATTGGCCAAACAAGTAGGTGTTCCTAGCCTAGTAGTCTTCATGAACAAAGAAGATCAAGTAGATGACGAAGAATTACTTGAATTGGTTGAATTGGAAATTCGTGAGCTATTGAGCGAGTACGATTTTCCTGGTGACGATATCCCGATTGTTTCTGGTTCTGCTTTGAAAGCAGTAGAAGCTTTGTCTGCTAAACCCGACACTAAAAAAGGTGAAAATGAGTGGGTTGATAAAATTCATGCCCTAATGGAACAAGTAGATACTTATATTCCTACTCCTGAACGTGAAATTGATAAGCCTTTCTTAATGGCGGTAGAGGATGTATTCTCTATTACTGGTCGTGGCACTGTTGCAACTGGTCGTATTGAGCGCGGTGTCGTTAAAGTTGGCGAAACCATTGCAATTATTGGAATTAGAGATACCCGCACCGCTGCTGTTACTGGAGTAGAAATGTTCCAGAAAACTCTAGATCAAGGTATGGCAGGGGATAACGTTGGTGTACTGCTTCGCGGTATTAACAAAGAAGATATTGAACGCGGTATGGTTTTGGCTAAACCTGGTTCAATCACTCCTCATACTGAATTTGAAGGAGAAGTTTATGTTTTAACTAAAGAAGAAGGTGGTCGTCATACTCCTTTCTTCAAAAATTACCGTCCTCAATTTTATGTTCGTACAACTGACGTAACTGGTACTATCACCGACTATACTGCTGATGATGGCAGTGCAGTAGAAATGGTAATGCCTGGCGATCGCATTAAAATGAATGTCGAACTAATTAACGCGATCGCCATCGAACAGGGAATGCGCTTTGCAATTCGCGAAGGTGGTCGCACGATTGGTGCTGGAGTAGTCTCTAAGATTATTAAGTAG
- the fusA gene encoding elongation factor G: protein MGRIIPLERVRNIGIAAHIDAGKTTTTERILFYTGIAYKMGEVHDGSATMDWMQQEQERGITITAAAISTSWKDHKINIIDTPGHVDFTIEVERSMRVLDGVIAVFCSVGGVQPQSETVWRQANRYKVPRIAFVNKMDRTGANFFKVYEQIKDRLQANAVPIQIPIGSEGGFQGIVDLVKMRAIIYKDDLGKEIEEADIPNELQAQAQEYRAKLIESIAETDEALLEKFMMEEEFSEAEIKAAIRQGTINGSIMPMLCGSAFKNKGVQVLLDAVVDYLPAPSEVPPILGELPNGDEAVRHSSDEEPFSALAFKIASDKFGRLTFVRVYSGVLEKGTYVYNSTKQKKERISRLVVLKSNERIEVDELRAGDLGAIVGLKVAATGDTLCDDKNPIILESLYVPEPVISVAVEPQTKSDVEKLSKALQTLSDEDPTFRVSTNPETNQTVIAGMGELHLEILVDRMLREFNVEATVGKPQVAYRETIRKSSRGEGKYIKQSGGKGQYGHAVLEIEPAESATGFEFVSKIVGGTIPKEYIPAIEQGVKQTCESGILSGYPLIDIKVTLVDGSYHDVDSNEMAFKVAGSMAIRDAVNRAAPVVLEPMMKVEVEVPEDFLGDVIGDLNSRRGNIEGMNSESGIAKIDAQVPLAKMFGYATDIRSKTQGRGIFSMEFSEYSDVPSNEAEVIIAKNKGNTLV from the coding sequence GTGGGACGTATTATCCCGCTCGAGCGAGTACGAAATATAGGTATCGCAGCTCACATAGATGCGGGCAAAACAACAACAACAGAACGAATTCTTTTCTACACTGGCATCGCCTACAAAATGGGCGAGGTTCACGATGGCTCTGCCACGATGGACTGGATGCAGCAGGAGCAGGAGAGAGGTATCACCATAACCGCTGCTGCTATCAGCACCAGTTGGAAGGATCATAAAATTAACATTATCGATACCCCAGGACACGTTGATTTCACAATTGAAGTCGAGCGTTCCATGCGGGTTCTTGACGGTGTAATCGCTGTTTTTTGCTCGGTTGGAGGTGTACAGCCTCAATCAGAAACTGTTTGGCGACAAGCGAATCGATACAAAGTTCCAAGAATCGCTTTTGTAAATAAAATGGATCGCACGGGGGCAAACTTTTTTAAAGTTTATGAGCAGATTAAAGACCGTCTCCAGGCAAATGCGGTACCAATTCAGATTCCTATCGGCAGCGAAGGAGGATTTCAAGGGATCGTCGATTTAGTCAAAATGAGAGCCATTATTTATAAAGATGATTTAGGAAAAGAAATAGAAGAAGCTGATATTCCCAATGAGCTTCAAGCTCAAGCTCAAGAATATAGAGCAAAGCTAATTGAATCTATCGCTGAAACTGATGAGGCACTCCTTGAGAAGTTTATGATGGAAGAGGAGTTTAGCGAAGCCGAAATAAAGGCAGCAATTCGCCAAGGGACAATCAATGGTTCAATTATGCCAATGTTGTGTGGTTCTGCATTTAAAAATAAGGGAGTTCAAGTTCTTTTGGATGCGGTAGTTGATTATCTACCTGCTCCTTCGGAAGTGCCTCCTATTTTAGGAGAATTGCCCAATGGAGATGAGGCAGTTAGACATTCCAGCGATGAAGAGCCATTTTCAGCATTAGCGTTTAAAATTGCTTCTGATAAGTTTGGTCGCCTGACTTTTGTAAGAGTTTATTCTGGAGTTTTGGAAAAAGGAACTTATGTCTATAACTCTACCAAGCAAAAGAAAGAACGAATTTCTCGCTTAGTAGTCTTAAAGTCCAATGAGCGAATTGAGGTTGACGAACTTAGAGCAGGAGATTTGGGTGCAATAGTCGGTCTTAAGGTTGCAGCGACTGGTGACACTTTATGCGATGATAAAAATCCCATTATTTTAGAGTCTCTCTATGTTCCTGAGCCAGTAATTTCTGTGGCTGTAGAACCTCAAACGAAGAGTGATGTAGAAAAGCTATCCAAAGCTCTACAGACTCTTAGTGATGAAGATCCTACGTTTCGCGTTAGTACTAACCCCGAAACCAATCAGACCGTAATTGCGGGAATGGGTGAACTTCATCTAGAAATTTTGGTAGATCGGATGCTGAGAGAATTTAATGTCGAAGCTACCGTAGGGAAACCTCAAGTGGCATATCGAGAAACAATTCGTAAAAGCAGCCGAGGGGAAGGTAAATACATAAAGCAAAGTGGAGGTAAAGGTCAGTATGGTCATGCCGTATTAGAAATTGAGCCTGCCGAATCAGCTACTGGTTTTGAGTTTGTTTCCAAAATTGTCGGCGGTACTATTCCCAAAGAATATATTCCGGCAATTGAACAAGGAGTGAAACAAACTTGTGAATCTGGTATCTTGTCAGGATATCCTTTGATAGATATCAAAGTAACTTTAGTGGATGGTTCATACCACGATGTAGATTCTAACGAGATGGCTTTTAAAGTAGCAGGTTCTATGGCAATTAGAGATGCAGTAAATCGGGCTGCTCCTGTGGTATTAGAACCGATGATGAAAGTTGAAGTCGAAGTTCCTGAAGATTTTTTAGGAGATGTAATCGGAGACTTAAATTCGCGTCGGGGCAATATTGAAGGTATGAACTCCGAAAGTGGCATAGCAAAAATAGATGCTCAAGTCCCTTTAGCAAAAATGTTTGGCTATGCAACAGATATCCGTTCTAAAACTCAGGGACGAGGTATATTTTCAATGGAGTTTAGTGAATATAGCGATGTTCCAAGCAATGAAGCTGAGGTAATAATCGCAAAAAACAAAGGGAACACTTTAGTTTAA
- the rpsG gene encoding 30S ribosomal protein S7 produces the protein MSRRSSNKKRPVPPDPVYNSRLLSMTIRRIMRSGKQSLASRIIYDAMSIIGERTANEPIEVFEQAIKNLTPLVEVKARRVGGATYQVPMEVRQGRGTTLALRWLIQFARARGGRTMATKLASEIMDAANETGGAMKKRDETHRMAEANKAFAHYRY, from the coding sequence ATGTCTCGTCGTTCTAGTAATAAAAAGCGTCCAGTTCCCCCCGATCCAGTTTATAATAGCCGTTTGCTTAGCATGACAATTAGAAGAATCATGCGTAGTGGAAAGCAATCTTTAGCGTCTCGTATCATTTATGATGCTATGAGTATCATTGGCGAAAGAACAGCAAACGAGCCAATTGAAGTATTTGAGCAAGCCATAAAAAACCTTACTCCTTTAGTAGAAGTTAAAGCTCGCCGAGTAGGTGGAGCAACATACCAAGTTCCCATGGAAGTTAGACAAGGAAGAGGAACAACCTTAGCTCTACGTTGGTTAATTCAGTTTGCTCGCGCCCGAGGTGGCCGTACCATGGCGACTAAGCTGGCTAGCGAAATTATGGATGCTGCTAACGAAACAGGTGGTGCCATGAAAAAAAGAGACGAAACTCATCGTATGGCAGAAGCTAACAAAGCTTTTGCTCATTATCGTTATTAA
- the rpsL gene encoding 30S ribosomal protein S12, whose amino-acid sequence MPTIQQLIRSERAKSQKKTKSPALKECPQRRGVCTRVYTTTPKKPNSALRKVARVRLTSGFEVTAYIPGIGHNLQEHSVVLIRGGRVKDLPGVRYHIVRGTLDTTGVKDRAQGRSKYGTKRPKS is encoded by the coding sequence ATGCCCACTATTCAGCAACTAATCCGTAGCGAAAGAGCGAAATCGCAAAAGAAAACTAAATCTCCCGCTTTAAAAGAGTGTCCCCAGCGTCGCGGAGTTTGTACTAGAGTGTATACTACCACACCCAAAAAGCCTAACTCAGCACTAAGAAAAGTAGCCAGGGTACGTTTGACTTCAGGCTTTGAAGTAACAGCATATATCCCAGGAATAGGACACAATTTACAAGAACATTCAGTGGTTTTAATTCGTGGAGGTCGTGTCAAGGATTTACCAGGAGTTAGATACCATATAGTTCGTGGAACTCTAGATACAACTGGAGTGAAAGATAGAGCGCAGGGTCGTTCTAAGTATGGTACTAAACGCCCTAAAAGTTAA